The Haploplasma axanthum region CTAAATTGATTACATTACCTTTTATTGTTTTCGCATTATTATTCGTTGATATATTCGATACTGCCGGTACTTTAGTAGCAGTTACTAAAGCAGCAAAACTTGAAGATGAAAATGGCGAATTACCTAATCTTGATAAAGCATTATTCTCAGATGCAATAGGAACTTTAATAAGTTCTGCAATGGGAACACCAGAAATTACTTCATATGTTGAATCATCAACAGGTGTTGAATCAGGAGCTAGAACAGGATTCTCTAATTTAGTTGTTGCATTCTTATTCTTAATATCAATTGCACTTTACCCAGTTATGTCAGTTTTTGGAATATTCCCAGTGACTTCAATGGCACTTGTATTAGTAGGTGTTTTAATGGCTGCTCAAATTAAAGAAATTAATTGGGACGATAAAGCAATTGCAATCGCAAGTTTCATGACAATACTTGGTATGGTTGTTACATATTCAGTATCTGATGGGATTGCATTTGGATTTATTTCATATTCAGTATCAATGTTAGCTCAAAAACGTGCTAAAGAAGTACACCCTTTAATCTTTATCTTATCAGTTGGTTTTGTTATTTATTTTGGAGTTTATTCAAAACTATTTATGTAGTTTTTAAAAGATACGTAAGATCAAACGATAGGCATTAGTTCTATCGTTTTTTCTTTATTAATAAAAAAAAGATACTTATATCTGTGTCAAAACGATATTAATTGTATATAATTGATTATATTAATTAAAATTATTAAAAATGATTGATATTTCTTAACAAAAGTTTTACAATTATAAGTGCTGTATAGAGTAAGTTATTTGCTTATAATTGGCACAAATGATATTATTATTTATGTAAGCAGTTTAAAATTATGCTGATTTACCAATTCTTTATGACTTTAAAGTAAATGTTCCTAATAACAACAATTTAAGAAGATGAAAGAAGATTTGGTTTTAGCACTTAGAATGGAGTAATTATATATGCGAATCGAATTTTGGCTTGATTATTTATGCCCAATTTCTTATTTAACACACAAAAACTTAATGGACGCAATTGATGAATTAGGACTTAAAAACTATGAACTATATTATCGCAGTTACATAGTTAATGAGAGTTGCCTTGTTAGCAATAATGACAATCCTGTTATTGATAAGAGGGGAACGCTTAAATCAAAAGATATTTTAGAACTTCTTGATAGAGAGTTTCCAAAATATAAAGAATTACCATTAGTAAATACTGAACTAGCTCATGAACTAGCACATCTTGCTAAAAGAAACGATTTAGCAAAAGAATATAATACACTAGTTTTAAAGAGTTATTTTGAATTAGGTAAAGATATTAGTGATAAAAAAGTTTTACTTGATATCGCTAAAGAAATTGGCATAGATTATGAACTTGCTAAACAAACATTAGAAACTAAATGTTATATAAAACAAATTATTTCTAACAAAGAAAATGCTCTTTATAAAGGAATAGATGAAATTCCTCATTTAAGAGTAAATATTAAAAACAACTACAATAAATATTTAAGCAAAGAAGAAATTAAAGAAGTTTTTTCTAAGGTTTTAAATAACAACAAAAAAGTTGAGTATTGTGGAGAATTTTGTGATTTTTAGAAGTAGTCATAATTGACTACTTTTCTTTATAGTTTTTTTACTATTTACTATAATTAAAAAAGATAGTAAAAAAAAATAATCTATGTTAAAATATATTAGAGATTAAATATAAAAAGAGGGGGACCAAAATGGCACATTTGTTTGAAATGATACACCCTAATTTTTTTAGTGTGCTGGCTTCGCCAAATAAAAAAACCTATGTTGATTGTATATTTATAATTTATAATGCTGTTGATAGTATTGAAGAGTCTTTTCAAGGAGATCGTGAATACGTTGTTCAACGCCTTATAGATTATTTTGATGATAAAGAAAGTGAAGAATTTGCAGATGTATCAGAAGATGAAAAAGCATCAACTAGCAGACAAAAAGCAAACCACGTTATCAATGTTTTAAAAAACAATGGTTGGATTGGTGAAGAAGAACTTGGAGATTATAAAACTTCAATTAATTTATTTGATTATAGTATAAGAATAATTACAATTTTAGATGATATAGTTAATGCTCGCCAAGATGAGTATACGGGCGAGATTTTTGCCATATATTCATTGCTTAATGCATTTACTAAAGAAGAGGGAATTGGCGTTATTGAACAAGCATTCCAAAAAACTAATGAGGTAATTAGAAAATTAAAAACTTTAAAAGCTAACATCTATAGATATTATTTTGATGTTACAAAAAAACAATCAAAACAAGATCTTCAAAAAATCTTAGAAAAACTATTAGTTGAATATAAACAAAACTTCTTCGATTCTGCATATTATAACTTAAAGACTAAAGATAGTCTTCCTAGGTATAAAAGAGGAATTTTAAGTGGAGTTTCAAATATTTACGATAATGTTGAAGTTATGGATCATCTAGCAAACTTAGTTATGCAAACAAAAAGAATTGATGATTATAATGTTGCATTTGAATATTTAGAAACAAGATTAAGATTTATTACAGATAGTTTTAGTGCACTTGAAAATTTAATTCTAGATATTGATAGAAAGAATGAACAATACATTAGTGCAACAGCATCAAAAATATTATTCTTAACAAATCACTCTGATGATATAGAAGGAATCTTCAACCGCTTATTTAAACTAGTTTTAAATGATGATGACTTTGAATATAATTCGATAATTCACATGGCACAAATAAAGAATTTGGATACTTATTCACTATATAACCAAAGAAGAGTTAGAATGGATAGTGAACCAGAAGAACTATATTTAGATGATGATTTTATTACTGACGAGAAAAAACGTGAAAAGATTGCTTTAATGTTGAAACATAATATGTATAGTAAAAAAGAAATTAATAAATATGTGTTAGAGATCTTAAATGGTAGTAAAGAGATTTTAGCTTCTGAACTTCAAATCAGTTCACAAGAAGAATATGTTAAACTAATTTTAATCTTCTTATACTCAAAATCAATTGGGATGAGTTATGATATTGATTTATTAGATTATGAAGCAAAAACAAACTTTGTATCATTTAAAAATTTTACGATTAAGGTTAAACGGTGATTATAATGAATAAAACAACAGCACTTAAAAATTTTAATGATAATTATTCAAAATTAAAAGAAGGCGAAAAAAATAATTTTTCAAGAATTGTTAATAAGCTTTTACAAGTTAATTTTTTAACAAAAAGAAAGCCTGGAGATCAAAACGATTTTCGTTTCATTTTGGCTTATAAAGAAACATTTGAAGGATTCTTTGCTTTAATTGATTTTATCCTTAATATCCATCGTGAAGATGAAGTTATTTATATTATCAATGAAGAAAGATATAACCATATTACATTAAGAAAAACAGAAAGTATTTTAATATTAGTTCTTAGAATTATCTTCCAAAGAAAACAAGAACTTGTAACATTAGATGAAGATGTTGAAGTTTATTTATCTGAAATTCATGATGAATTAACGAGAATTGGTTATTTAGATAATAAAAGAATTACTAAAACAGAATTAAAACCTGCATTAACTTTTTTAAGAAGTTACAATATTATTGATTATATCGATAAAGGTTTAAATGATGATGCAAGAATTAAGATTTATCCAACAATCCTTTATGTAACTAATTTAGATGGAATTAAAGAAGTTATTGATCGCTTGGATAGTTATGTAGAAGGGATGGGTGGAACTAATGAAGAAACTTACGAAAATTAAATTAGTTAACTGGCATTTATTTTCTAATCAAACAATTGATATTAGTGATAACACCTTAATTTCTGGTGAAAACGGATCCGGAAAATCAACGCTTTTAGATGCTCTTCAATATTTATTAGTTGGAGGTAAGAGTGGTGCTAAGTTTAATATTGCAGCAACTGATGATGCAAGAAGAACTTTGGAAGGATATGTTAGAGGTCGTATTGGGGCAGAAACTAAAGAATTTTTAAGAGAAAATGATGTTATAACGCATTTAGCATTAGAGTTTTATGATCAAGATGATGAACAATATAGTATTATTGGAGCAATCCTTGATTTACCTAAAAATGCAACTCTAAAAGAACGTTTTTACTTATTAGAAAATTTAAGTATTCACGATGAATTATTTCTAGATCGTAAATATCCAAGAGATTATAAAGCAATGAAAGACTATGTAAGAGCAATCGGTAAAGAATTAGAAACATTCGATACACAAAAAGCTTATAGAGATGCTCTAGCAAGGTTTTTTGGAATGGATTCTAGAAAGTATGCTAAGATCTTACCAAAGGCTTTAGCATTTAAACCAATCGATTTACAAGCATTTATTTTTGAGTTTTTACTTGATGATGATCCAATTGATATTCGTTCTTTAAAGAATAATGTTGAACAACTTAAAAAAGTTGAAATGCAGATTATTAAAGACCGTGAAAAATTAGAAAAATTAGATGCGATAAGCACGCTTGGTGAAGAAATAGCAGATGCTAAAAACCAAGTTATTACTAATGAGATTATTGGTCAATTAAACTGGGTTGAGCAAAGAGAAAGATTTGTTAAACAAAGTGAAAATTTATTAATTCAGGTTGAACAAAAATTAGAAGCATATCGAAACGAAAAAACAAAAATCGACTTAGAAATTGAAGAAAACGAAGGTCAAATCTTAAATCTTGAAAGAGCTAAAGATGATGATGGTGTTGAGAGAACAATGTCTCAATACAAAGAAGCTTTCCGTAAGAAGACAATTGAGTATGAAAACGAGAAAGAGCAAGTAACTGAACTTAAACAAACATTACTTGATGAATTCAACATTATTAAAGAATTATTAACTTTAGTTCCTAGTCAATCATTTAAGAGTTTTGTCTCATATTATCAAGGACATGAAGATAACTTGGATCCTTTAGAACTTACTAATCATTTAACGCTTATTAGTGATGAAGTTAGTGCGTATCTACAAGCTTACTATAATGAAAAAGATAAAGCGGAACAAGAAAAACAAAAACTATCAAATGAGATATTCTATGCTAGTCAAAGATTATCACAATTAAAAAAACATATTAAGACATATCCTAAAAATGTTCAATCATTGATAGAGTCATTGAATGAAGGATTAAGTGAACATTACCAAAAAGACATTAAAGTTCAACCATTAGCAGAATTAATTGAAGTTAATGATGAGAAATGGCGTAATGCATTAGAAGGATATTTAAGTACTCAAAAGTTTAATTTAATTGTTGAACCTGAATATTTTGATTTAGCTTTAAAGATTTATGATGAAGTTAAAAATGAATTACAAATTTATGGAGTAGGTTTAGTTAATACTCAAAAACTTTCTGAATATGGTGAAATTGATTCAAAGAGCTTAGCAAGTAAAATTGATACAGATTATCGTCATGCTAGAAATTATATCAATATGATTTTAAATGGTGTAATAACTGTTGAAAAGGCTGAGGAATTAAAAAACTATAGTCGTTCAATTACACCAAGTTGTATGACATATTCAAACTATACTGCAAGACAACTTCACCCAAGAACATATCAAGTTCCATTTATTGGATCAAGTGCTACTGAAATGCAAATTAAAATTGAAGTTGATGACTTAGAACAATTAGAAAAAGAAATGGAAAAATTCCAAGAAATCTCTAATAAACAAAGCAAAGTTTTAAGACTTTTAGGAAGTAGTAAAGCAAGTAAGATTGTTCACCAAAATTATTTAAGATTATTTAGTAAGATAAAAGAAACTAGAAGAGAATATACTCATCTTGAAGAACAAATTAATGAATTATCACAAAGCCCAAGTATTGCAAAACTAGAACATCAATTAGAAACAGAAAGAATTAAGAAACGCCAATTAAGAATGGATTCTGATAAGATTGTTGGTGATATTGCATCTAGTCGTGATGAACGTCAACGATTGTTAGATTCAATTGATGAAATTAAAGAAAAACTAACAAAATATAATGAAAGTCAAGATGAATTATCAAGACTGCATCCAGAAAAACTAAGCATTGCACATACACAATTCTATGCACTTAAACAACGTTATCAAAATAGTAATGCAGCAATTACAGATGCACTTGCAAAAGATAATGTTAGTTTGAATAGTCAAGTTAATCGTCAAGAAATTGAATTAACTAACTTAATGAGAATGTATGTTAGAGAGTATTTCTTCTCAGCAGAACCAAACTTTGCTCATTTAGATGAATTTACTAGAGAAGCAAATATTATTAGAAATAATAACTTAGTTAAATACGAACATGAAGCAACCGAACTTAGAAGAAATTCTGAAATTGGATTTAAAGAAGAATTTGTTAATAAGCTAAGAGCTTCAATAGAAGCAGCTCAACAACAAATTGAAGATTTAAATGTTGCCTTAGAAGGAAAAATGTTCGGTAATGATTCATATAAACTTGTTTATAAAGCAAGTGAAGATTCAGACTTTAAAGTTTACTATGATATGATTATGAATGATAAAACTGTTTCAAGTAATCAATTATTTACTGAAGGTTTGACTAAAAAGAATGAACAAATATTAATGGAATTATTTGAAAAGATTGCTTCAACTGATCCAGAACATGATAAACTTAATTATACTTTCTTAGACTATAGAAACTATATGTCTTATGATATTGAAGTTACAAATACAAACGGTAATATTTCAATGTTCTCAAAAGTTTCTAGAGAAAAATCAGGGGGAGAAACCCAAGTTCCATTCTATATTGTTATTGCAGCATCATTCCAACAATTACTATCAAGAAATAAACGAATTAATTCTGGTTGTATTGTTTTATTTGACGAAGCATTCAATAACATGGATGAGTCAAGAATTGACGCGATGATGAAATTCTATAGTAGTTTATCGATTCAATTATTAATTGCTGTACCACCTCAAAGAGTAGCTAACATTATTAATTATGTTAATACAAGTTTAGTTATTGTTAAAGAAAATGATTACGCAATTATTGAAACATTTAAAGACAATAGATTATTGTTACAAGACTAAAAATTGATTTAACACTTAAAAAAGGATGGTTTATCTAAAATCATCCTTTTTATATTGTAAAAACTAAATATTTGTATATTTTGATAGTTATTTTCTGTAATTTGTGGTATAGTTATTAAGGTTAAAAGAAATGAGGAAACAATTTGAAATTATTATTTGAAGATTTAAACATATTAAGTGAAACAAAACAAGCTATAAAAGACCTTGGAATTGAAAGTGCAACATCAATTCAAGAACTAGCTATTCCTTTAATGATAGAAGGAAAAGACTTTATAGCTCAAGCACAAACAGGGACAGGAAAGACATTTGCTTTTGCAGTTCCAATTTTAGAAAAAATTAATGTAAAAGACAGATCAACTCAAAGTCTAGTATTATGTCCAACGAGAGAATTAGCATTACAAGTATATAATGAATTTATCAAGTTAGTTAAATATAATAAAGATGTAACAGTATCACCAATTGTTGGTGGTGAATCATACGATAGACAGTTTAAAGCATTAAAACGTAAACCACATATTATTGTTGGTACTCCAGGAAGAATTATTGATCATATGGAGAGAAAAACAATCGACTTATCAGATTTAAAAGTTTTAACATTTGATGAAGCTGATGAAATGTTAAAAATGGGATTCCAAGAAGACATTGAACGTATTTTAAGAGATACACCAAGTGAACGTCAAACAGTTTTATTTTCAGCAACTATTCCTAATGAAATTAAGAAGATTGCTAAAAATTATCAAAGAGATAGTGAAATTATTAAAGTTGAAAATCAACA contains the following coding sequences:
- a CDS encoding DUF4194 domain-containing protein gives rise to the protein MNKTTALKNFNDNYSKLKEGEKNNFSRIVNKLLQVNFLTKRKPGDQNDFRFILAYKETFEGFFALIDFILNIHREDEVIYIINEERYNHITLRKTESILILVLRIIFQRKQELVTLDEDVEVYLSEIHDELTRIGYLDNKRITKTELKPALTFLRSYNIIDYIDKGLNDDARIKIYPTILYVTNLDGIKEVIDRLDSYVEGMGGTNEETYEN
- a CDS encoding DsbA family oxidoreductase — encoded protein: MRIEFWLDYLCPISYLTHKNLMDAIDELGLKNYELYYRSYIVNESCLVSNNDNPVIDKRGTLKSKDILELLDREFPKYKELPLVNTELAHELAHLAKRNDLAKEYNTLVLKSYFELGKDISDKKVLLDIAKEIGIDYELAKQTLETKCYIKQIISNKENALYKGIDEIPHLRVNIKNNYNKYLSKEEIKEVFSKVLNNNKKVEYCGEFCDF
- a CDS encoding Wadjet anti-phage system protein JetA family protein yields the protein MAHLFEMIHPNFFSVLASPNKKTYVDCIFIIYNAVDSIEESFQGDREYVVQRLIDYFDDKESEEFADVSEDEKASTSRQKANHVINVLKNNGWIGEEELGDYKTSINLFDYSIRIITILDDIVNARQDEYTGEIFAIYSLLNAFTKEEGIGVIEQAFQKTNEVIRKLKTLKANIYRYYFDVTKKQSKQDLQKILEKLLVEYKQNFFDSAYYNLKTKDSLPRYKRGILSGVSNIYDNVEVMDHLANLVMQTKRIDDYNVAFEYLETRLRFITDSFSALENLILDIDRKNEQYISATASKILFLTNHSDDIEGIFNRLFKLVLNDDDFEYNSIIHMAQIKNLDTYSLYNQRRVRMDSEPEELYLDDDFITDEKKREKIALMLKHNMYSKKEINKYVLEILNGSKEILASELQISSQEEYVKLILIFLYSKSIGMSYDIDLLDYEAKTNFVSFKNFTIKVKR
- a CDS encoding ATP-binding protein translates to MKKLTKIKLVNWHLFSNQTIDISDNTLISGENGSGKSTLLDALQYLLVGGKSGAKFNIAATDDARRTLEGYVRGRIGAETKEFLRENDVITHLALEFYDQDDEQYSIIGAILDLPKNATLKERFYLLENLSIHDELFLDRKYPRDYKAMKDYVRAIGKELETFDTQKAYRDALARFFGMDSRKYAKILPKALAFKPIDLQAFIFEFLLDDDPIDIRSLKNNVEQLKKVEMQIIKDREKLEKLDAISTLGEEIADAKNQVITNEIIGQLNWVEQRERFVKQSENLLIQVEQKLEAYRNEKTKIDLEIEENEGQILNLERAKDDDGVERTMSQYKEAFRKKTIEYENEKEQVTELKQTLLDEFNIIKELLTLVPSQSFKSFVSYYQGHEDNLDPLELTNHLTLISDEVSAYLQAYYNEKDKAEQEKQKLSNEIFYASQRLSQLKKHIKTYPKNVQSLIESLNEGLSEHYQKDIKVQPLAELIEVNDEKWRNALEGYLSTQKFNLIVEPEYFDLALKIYDEVKNELQIYGVGLVNTQKLSEYGEIDSKSLASKIDTDYRHARNYINMILNGVITVEKAEELKNYSRSITPSCMTYSNYTARQLHPRTYQVPFIGSSATEMQIKIEVDDLEQLEKEMEKFQEISNKQSKVLRLLGSSKASKIVHQNYLRLFSKIKETRREYTHLEEQINELSQSPSIAKLEHQLETERIKKRQLRMDSDKIVGDIASSRDERQRLLDSIDEIKEKLTKYNESQDELSRLHPEKLSIAHTQFYALKQRYQNSNAAITDALAKDNVSLNSQVNRQEIELTNLMRMYVREYFFSAEPNFAHLDEFTREANIIRNNNLVKYEHEATELRRNSEIGFKEEFVNKLRASIEAAQQQIEDLNVALEGKMFGNDSYKLVYKASEDSDFKVYYDMIMNDKTVSSNQLFTEGLTKKNEQILMELFEKIASTDPEHDKLNYTFLDYRNYMSYDIEVTNTNGNISMFSKVSREKSGGETQVPFYIVIAASFQQLLSRNKRINSGCIVLFDEAFNNMDESRIDAMMKFYSSLSIQLLIAVPPQRVANIINYVNTSLVIVKENDYAIIETFKDNRLLLQD